Proteins from one Juglans microcarpa x Juglans regia isolate MS1-56 chromosome 1S, Jm3101_v1.0, whole genome shotgun sequence genomic window:
- the LOC121246068 gene encoding photosynthetic NDH subunit of subcomplex B 1, chloroplastic — MATASLLPKPSSPFLSNPTLFPSTHYFTRLSFFQPVDHPHCTKRPNLQAQAKKKNSWLDPFDDGEDPDMEYGSLFTDGKQEEDPRPPDNPNSPYGFLKFPAGFNVEIAPLGLKTRGDVRRCCCVVSGGVYENLLFFPAIQLIKDRYPGVQVDVVASARGKQTYELNKNVRWANVYDPDDDFPEPAEYTDMVGVLKNRYYDMVLSTKLAGLGHAAFLFMTTARDRVSYVYPNVNAAGAGLLLSETFTPDSMNLSDGGYYMYHQMLDWLGRPFRSVPRQPVLPLRVAISRKLKEVAEAKYRSAGAEKGRYIVIHGIKSDSKASMQSRGDPDSLLPIEVWAEIADTIRGLRPVFVIPHEKERENVEEFFGDDASIVFITTPGQLAALINDSAGVIATNTAAIQLANAREKPSIALFCSEEKGKLFVPNAEEKRCAIVSSKTGKLIDIDVGAVKRALQIFDLSLALV, encoded by the exons ATGGCTACAGCTTCTCTACTGCCCAAACCCTCgtctccctttctctctaacCCAACTTTATTTCCCTCAACCCACTACTTCACCAGActctccttctttcaaccagTTGACCACCCTCATTGCACCAAGAGACCGAACCTTCAAGCCCAAGCTAAGAAGAAGAATTCATGGCTCGACCCTTTCGACGATGGAGAGGACCCTGACATGGAATATGGCTCCCTGTTTACAGATGGCAAGCAAGAAGAGGATCCTCGGCCACCGGATAACCCCAACAGCCCCTATGGGTTCTTGAAGTTCCCGGCCGGATTCAACGTGGAAATCGCGCCGTTAGGGTTGAAAACCAGAGGAGACGTGAGGCGCTGCTGCTGCGTGGTGTCGGGCGGTGTGTATGAGAACTTGCTGTTCTTCCCAGCCATTCAATTGATAAAGGATAGGTACCCAGGTGTTCAGGTGGACGTGGTGGCTTCGGCGAGGGGGAAGCAAACATACGAGTTGAACAAGAATGTGAGGTGGGCTAATGTTTATGATCCTGATGATGATTTCCCGGAGCCCGCGGAGTATACTGACATGGTTGGAGTTCTTAAG AATAGGTACTATGACATGGTCTTATCAACTAAACTGGCAGGGCTGGGACATGCTGCATTCTTGTTTATGACAACAGCTCGAGACAGAGTCAGCTACGTTTACCCAAATGTAAATGCTGCTGGGGCAGGATTACTTCTATCCGAAACATTTACACCAGACAGTATGAATCTATCCGATGGTGGATATTACAT GTATCATCAGATGCTTGATTGGTTGGGGAGACCATTCCGAAGTGTGCCAAGGCAACCTGTGCTTCCTCTCAGAGTTGCAATTTCGAGGAAGTTGAAGGAGGTTGCAGAGGCCAAATATAGGAGTGCAGGTGCAGAGAAAGGAAGATATATTGTAATTCATGGGATAAAATCGGATTCAAAGGCCTCAATGCAGTCTAGGGGTGATCCCGATAGCTTGCTACCCATCGAAGTATGGGCTGAAATAGCAGACACTATAAG GGGACTTAGGCCAGTTTTTGTCATTCCTcatgagaaagaaagggagaatgTGGAGGAGTTTTTTGGAGATGATGCAAGTATTGTGTTCATCACAACTCCTGGCCAG CTGGCAGCCCTTATCAACGACTCAGCTGGGGTAATTGCCACAAACACAGCAGCTATCCAACTTGCAAATGCACGAGAAAAACCCAG TATCGCATTGTTTTGCTCTGAAGAAAAAGGGAAACTATTTGTTCCCAATGCAGAAGAGAAGAGATGTGCCATTGTTTCGTCCAAGACAGGAAAGTTAATAGATATCGACGTTGGAGCTGTAAAAAGAGCACTTCAAATTTTTGATCTCTCCCTAGCTCTGGtctag
- the LOC121246075 gene encoding chaperone protein dnaJ 8, chloroplastic-like isoform X2, with protein MAAAAATGLIGGNGSSSSAWFQLRNGQRKKKMVNRVTVCSASSSVMDPYKTLRIQHGASESEVKKAFRQLALQYHPDVCRGNNCGVQFHLINEAYDVRTAYSFLGFLAWICTILFSIFSFLIMPFR; from the exons ATGGCTGCCGCTGCTGCTACTGGACTTATTGGTGGTAATgggtcttcttcttctgcttggTTTCAGCTCAGGAATGggcagaggaagaagaagatggtgaaTAGGGTTACGGTTTgttctgcttcttcttctgttATGGATCCCTACAAGACTCTGAGGATCCAACACGGTGCCTCTGAATCTGAGGTCAAGAAGGCTTTCAGACAGCTTGCTTTACAG TATCATCCGGACGTATGCAGAGGAAACAATTGTGGAGTGCAATTTCATCTGATCAATGAAGCTTACGATGTACGTACAGCCtattccttct TGGGGTTTTTGGCCTGGATTTGCACCATTTTGTTTAGTATTTTCTCGTTTCTTATTATGCCGTTCAGATAG
- the LOC121246069 gene encoding magnesium transporter MRS2-1-like, which produces MADLKERLLPPKPHSAINLRDTAYRSSASGRQPFQGMDVLGLKKRGQGLRSWIRVDTSGNSQVIEVDKFTMMRRCDLPARDLRLLDPLFVYPSTILGREKAIVVNLEQIRCIITADEVLLLNSLDSSVLHYVVELQRRLTTNVVGEVWQSDTTGLNRRRGSRNLDDVFGSPSPDYLPFEFRALEVALEAACTFLDSQAAELEIEAYPLLDELTSKISTLNLERARRLKSRLVALTRRVQKVRDEIEQLMDDDGDMAEMYLTEKKRRMETSLYGDQSLLGYRSTDGASVSAPVSPVSSPPEARRLEKSLSIARSRHESMRSSESATESIEELEMLLEAYFVVIDSTLNKLTSLKEYIDDTEDFINIQLDNVRNQLIQFELLLTTATFVVAIFGVVAGIFGMNFSIPLFDDTGAFKWVLIITGVTGVVIFSLFVWFFKHRRLMPL; this is translated from the exons ATGGCTGATCTTAAAGAACGATTGCTCCCTCCGAAACCTCATTCAGCCATAAACCTAAGAGATACAGCTTATCGATCTTCGGCCTCTGGGCGGCAACCTTTCCAGGGTATGGATGTTTTGGGGCTGAAGAAACGGGGCCAAGGCCTTCGATCTTGGATTCGTGTTGATACATCTGGTAATTCCCAAGTCATTGAGGTTGACAAATTCACTATGATGCGGCGTTGTGATCTTCCTGCCCGTGATCTACGCCTATTGGATCCTCTATTTGTTTACCCCTCGACGATCCTAGGTAGAGAGAAGGCTATTGTTGTGAACTTGGAGCAGATTCGATGTATTATCACGGCCGATGAGGTTCTATTGTTAAATTCCCTAGACAGTTCTGTATTGCATTATGTGGTGGAGCTACAACGGCGATTGACAACAAATGTTGTGGGTGAGGTATGGCAGTCAGACACCACAGGCTTGAACCGGAGGAGGGGAAGTAGAAATTTGGATGATGTGTTTGGAAGCCCATCACCAGACTATTTACCGTTTGAGTTTAGGGCTCTTGAAGTTGCTCTGGAGGCTGCTTGTACATTTCTTGATTCTCAG GCAGCAGAATTAGAAATTGAAGCATATCCGTTACTAGATGAACTTACATCAAAGATCAGTACGCTCAATTTGGAACGTGCGCGTCGATTGAAAAGCAGGCTTGTTGCATTGACTCGGAGAGTGCAGAAG GTTAGGGATGAAATAGAGCAGCTCATGGATGATGATGGAGATATGGCTGAAATGTATCTCACTGAGAAGAAAAGGAGAATGGAAACATCACTTTATGGTGATCAGTCTTTGTTGGGATACAGATCAACTGATGGTGCATCTGTTTCTGCTCCTGTTTCTCCTGTTTCTTCGCCCCCTGAAGCCCGGAGGCTTGAGAAAAGTTTGAGCATTGCAAGGAGTCGGCATGAGAGCATGAGGAGTTCTGAAAGTGCCACAGAGAGCATAGAAGAGCTTGAAATGTTGTTGGAAGCATATTTTGTTGTCATTGATAGCACCCTCAACAAGTTGACATCG TTGAAGGAGTATATCGACGACACGGAAGATTTCATCAACATTCAGCTG GATAATGTTCGGAACCAGCTGATCCAATTCGAGCTGCTACTCACAACTGCTACATTTGTTGTCGCGATCTTTGGGGTGGTGGCAGGGATCTTTGGCATGAATTTTTCAATACCCTTATTCGATGACACTGGTGCATTTAAGTGGGTTCTTATAATCACAGGCGTTACTGGGGTTGTCATATTCAGCTTATTTGTGTGGTTCTTCAAGCACAGAAGACTGATGCCGCTATAA
- the LOC121246075 gene encoding chaperone protein dnaJ 8, chloroplastic-like isoform X1 has product MAAAAATGLIGGNGSSSSAWFQLRNGQRKKKMVNRVTVCSASSSVMDPYKTLRIQHGASESEVKKAFRQLALQYHPDVCRGNNCGVQFHLINEAYDTVMSNLREESMAPEMYESYDEDSDESMRGMNDPDWDLWEEWMGWEGAGIRDYTSHINPYI; this is encoded by the exons ATGGCTGCCGCTGCTGCTACTGGACTTATTGGTGGTAATgggtcttcttcttctgcttggTTTCAGCTCAGGAATGggcagaggaagaagaagatggtgaaTAGGGTTACGGTTTgttctgcttcttcttctgttATGGATCCCTACAAGACTCTGAGGATCCAACACGGTGCCTCTGAATCTGAGGTCAAGAAGGCTTTCAGACAGCTTGCTTTACAG TATCATCCGGACGTATGCAGAGGAAACAATTGTGGAGTGCAATTTCATCTGATCAATGAAGCTTACGAT ACCGTGATGAGTAATTTGAGAGAGGAATCCATGGCACCGGAGATGTACGAGTCGTACGATGAAGATTCCGACGAGTCGATGAGAGGAATGAACGATCCTGATTGGGACTTGTGGGAGGAGTGGATGGGATGGGAAGGAGCAGGAATTCGTGACTACACGTCTCATATTAATCCCTATATTTGA
- the LOC121246073 gene encoding DNA-3-methyladenine glycosylase 1-like, protein MSGPPRVRPMNIAHLESRPVLAPAGNKTRPTEPRKPLSKPTKKSEKTPQDVKHKKSTPSSPPIAVPNFPQRETAPSLLRRQDSMTASCSSDASSSTTDTSSLSGRVGVRKKQYGLKREKVERVVGGADSLMTDSIGSLESRKRCAWVTPTTDPWYAAFHDEEWGVPVHDDKRLFELLSLSGALAERTWPEILNKRNMFREVFLDFDPIAVSNLNEKKFVSPGSCASSLLSEVKLRAIIENAHQMCKVIIEFGSFSKYIWNFVNHKPIVSQFRYPRQVPVKTPKAEMISKDLVRRGFRSVGPTVIYTFMQVAGLTNDHLISCFRFKECMIMAEAGEKDGTPKS, encoded by the exons ATGTCGGGCCCACCGCGAGTCCGGCCGATGAATATCGCCCACTTAGAGTCCCGGCCGGTCCTCGCTCCAGCCGGCAACAAGACCCGGCCCACCGAGCCCCGAAAACCTCTCTCGAAACCCACGAAGAAATCTGAGAAAACTCCCCAAGATGTCAAGCACAAGAAATCCACACCATCATCGCCACCCATCGCCGTACCTAATTTTCCGCAACGCGAAACGGCGCCGTCCTTACTGAGGCGGCAGGACTCCATGACCGCGTCGTGCTCGTCGGATGCTTCGTCCTCTACTACTGATACGTCGTCGTTGAGCGGGAGGGTAGGAGTGAGGAAGAAGCAATATGGGTTGAAGAGGGAAAAGGTTGAGAGGGTTGTTGGTGGGGCTGATAGTTTGATGACCGACTCGATTGGTTCCTTGGAGAGCAGAAAACGGTGTGCTTGGGTTACACCCACAACCG ATCCATGGTATGCTGCTTTTCATGATGAGGAATGGGGAGTCCCAGTCCATGATGACAA GAGACTTTTTGAATTGCTCAGCCTATCAGGTGCTTTGGCTGAACGTACATGGCCTGAAATTCTTAACAAAAGGAATATGTTTAG AGAAGTCTTTTTGGACTTCGATCCAATTGCTGTTTCAAACTTAAATGAGAAAAAGTTTGTTTCACCAGGCAGCTGTGCCAGCTCTCTACTATCAGAAGTGAAGCTGCGAGCCATCATTGAAAATGCACATCAGATGTGCAAG GTAATCATAGAGTTTGGGTCCTTCAGCAAGTACATATGGAACTTTGTGAATCATAAGCCTATAGTTAGTCAGTTTCGGTACCCTCGCCAAGTTCCAGTCAAGACACCCAAAGCAGAGATGATAAGCAAAGACCTCGTGAGGAGAGGGTTCCGCAGTGTGGGGCCCACAGTTATCTATACATTCATGCAGGTGGCTGGACTAACCAATGACCATCTCATTAGTTGCTTCAGATTCAAGGAGTGTATGATCATGGCTGAAGCAGGTGAAAAAGACGGCACCCCCAAGTCTTAA
- the LOC121246071 gene encoding probable N-acetyltransferase HLS1: MSVKIAKEYFPRLTDEGVVVREYDEERDKVAVEELERQCEVEQQGKPSLVTDLMGDPLCRARSLPLHIMLVAEYGEGENIVGVIRGCVKSVTRGNSVHVKLAYILGLRVSPNHRRLGIGTKLVRELEEWCKQNGAEYAYMATDCTNEASINLFTKKCAYLKFRTPTVLVQPVHAHHKPIGSGIGIIKLIPQLAESIYRRIFANSEFFPRDIDSILRNKLNLGTFVALPKKSLSKWDPKTGILPPSFAILSVWNTKEVFKLQVKGVSALTYVCCMGTRLLDACLPWLRLPSFPDVFRQFGVYFLYGLHMGGKYASRLMKSLCAFAHNMARDDAGCGAVVAEVGQGDPAREAIPHWKRFSWAEDLWCIKKLVDANQDDSNEKCEPSDWIKSQSSSSVIFVDPRDF, translated from the exons atgTCGGTGAAGATAGCGAAGGAGTACTTTCCAAGGCTCACAGACGAAGGAGTGGTGGTGAGAGAGTATGATGAAGAGAGAGATAAGGTGGCAGTGGAGGAGTTGGAAAGGCAGTGTGAAGTGGAGCAGCAGGGCAAGCCTTCGCTTGTCACTGACCTAATGGGCGACCCTTTATGCCGCGCCCGAAGCTTGCCACTGCACATCATGCTG GTTGCAGAGtatggagagggagagaataTTGTGGGCGTGATAAGAGGGTGTGTAAAATCTGTGACAAGAGGGAACTCAGTTCACGTAAAGCTAGCTTATATTCTGGGGCTACGGGTCTCCCCCAACCACAG GAGGCTTGGAATTGGCACAAAACTGGTTCGAGAATTAGAAGAATGGTGCAAACAAAATGGTGCAGAGTACGCATACATGGCCACCGACTGCACCAACGAGGCCTCTATCAATCTTTTCACCAAGAAATGCGCATACCTGAAATTCCGCACGCCCACCGTGTTGGTGCAGCCCGTCCACGCTCACCACAAGCCAATCGGCTCAGGCATTggaattattaaactcatcccaCAACTTGCTGAGTCAATTTATCGTAGGATCTTTGCGAATTCAGAGTTCTTCCCTAGAGATATAGACAGCATTTTACGCAACAAGCTGAATCTGGGCACTTTCGTGGCCCTCCCCAAGAAATCCCTCTCCAAGTGGGATCCAAAAACAGGCATTCTTCCACCGAGTTTCGCAATCCTAAGTGTGTGGAACACTAAGGAAGTGTTCAAGCTGCAAGTGAAGGGCGTGTCGGCCTTAACGTACGTGTGCTGCATGGGGACTAGGTTGTTGGATGCATGTCTGCCATGGCTAAGGTTACCATCGTTTCCTGATGTTTTCAGACAATTTGGAGTGTACTTCTTGTACGGGCTACACATGGGAGGGAAATATGCATCACGTCTCATGAAGTCCCTGTGTGCATTTGCACATAACATGGCTAGGGATGATGCTGGATGTGGGGCCGTGGTGGCCGAGGTGGGCCAGGGGGACCCCGCTCGAGAGGCAATCCCTCACTGGAAGAGATTTTCATGGGCCGAAGATTTATGGTGCATCAAGAAGCTTGTAGATGCCAATCAGGATGATAGTAACGAAAAATGTGAGCCATCTGATTGGATCAAATCTCAATCGTCTTCATCGGTGATTTTTGTCGATCCACGTGATTTTTGA
- the LOC121246066 gene encoding LOW QUALITY PROTEIN: putative receptor-like protein kinase At1g80870 (The sequence of the model RefSeq protein was modified relative to this genomic sequence to represent the inferred CDS: inserted 1 base in 1 codon) gives MPSRPLAPTPSPPGSSFFTQTGVLFLILTISGPVIILLSIIYFLFHAWHFLIVRRTKTIPFDSSAPLKLQRFSYRELKQATNGFYTANIIGKGGSGTVFRGTLRDGKLIAIKRLDVLSSQTEREFQNELQILGGLRSSFLVTLLGYCDEKNKRVLVYEYIPNNSLQEALFGDGYLSLSWERRFDIIMDVAKAIEFLHLGCDPPVIHGDIKPSNILLDSEYRARISDFGLSRVKLEGESGVDLFSQDLGKSRELWKSQELSGNLAAETPAIGTPVESAPEVDFALALQASTSSKNGRISYNVRALNINSSTSNANMASEKDVKTSSVKGKELSVIDNGGDDRSNRFMPYDDEFSSIDHSKELSFNASSAVVEDVDTKQWGKNWWWNQDRSGESGSKDYVMEWIGSQICPSTNPDWVEEKKSPSERNNLDDSTPLDRLEDLNEPQSQEVGCENLDKGFQKKGSRGKTNRRKEQRKMQEWWREEHLAEIIKKGSKLRKFETKWRKTGFKMPHFGLGRGFRFRRGKNFGEQCQNQCDILSGEFSFRKGCKKKSTQSIGSDNMWSGDLFSRELSSTTSMRGTLCYVAPEYGGCEYLIEKGDIYSLGXLILVIVSGRRPLHVLASPMKIEKANLISWCRQLAQAGNVLELVDERLKHDYYNKDQATLCINLALACLQKYPELRPDIGEIVNILKGEMDLPPLPPEFSPSPASKLYSRSRRKKKGNAE, from the exons ATGCCTTCAAGACCCCTAGCTCCGACTCCTAGCCCTCCGGGGTCAAGTTTCTTCACCCAAACCGGGGTTTTGTTCTTGATTCTCACCATCTCAGGCCCCGTAATAATATTGCTATCAATcatctactttctttttcatgctTGGCACTTCCTAATTGTGCGCAGAACTAAAACCATTCCCTTCGACTCCAGCGCTCCTCTCAAGCTGCAAAGATTCTCGTACAGAGAGCTAAAGCAAGCCACCAATGGCTTTTACACTGCCAATATCATTGGTAAAGGCGGGTCGGGTACTGTGTTTAGAGGAACACTAAGAGATGGAAAGCTCATTGCTATTAAGCGTTTGGACGTTCTTTCTTCGCAAACGGAGAGAGAGTTTCAGAATGAGTTGCAGATTCTTGGTGGCCTACGGTCATCATTCTTGGTCACGCTTTTGGGGTACTGCGATGAAAAGAACAAGAGGGTGTTGGTGTATGAGTATATACCCAACAACAGCCTGCAAGAAGCGCTTTTTGGAGATGGGTATTTGAGTTTGAGTTGGGAAAGGAGGTTTGACATAATCATGGATGTTGCTAAAGCTATAGAATTCTTGCATCTCGGATGTGATCCACCGGTGATTCATGGGGATATTAAGCCCAGCAATATTTTGCTCGATTCGGAGTACCGAGCAAGGATTTCCGATTTTGGGTTGTCAAGGGTTAAGTTGGAGGGTGAGTCGGGGGTGGATTTGTTTAGCCAGGACTTGGGGAAGAGTCGGGAGCTGTGGAAGAGTCAAGAGCTTTCGGGGAATTTGGCTGCAGAGACTCCAGCAATCGGTACTCCGGTGGAGAGTGCTCCTGAGGTAGATTTTGCTCTTGCTTTACAAGCCTCTACATCATCGAAAAATGGTAGGATATCTTATAATGTTAGAGCTTTGAACATTAATTCCTCCACTTCTAATGCTAACATGGCAAGTGAGAAAGATGTTAAGACTAGCAGCGTAAAGGGGAAGGAGCTTTCGGTCATAGACAATGGTGGGGATGATCGGAGCAACAGATTTATGCCTTACGATGATGAGTTTTCTAGCATTGATCACAGTAAGGAGCTGAGTTTTAATGCTTCTTCGGCTGTTGTTGAGGATGTGGATACAAAACAGTGGGGAAAAAATTGGTGGTGGAATCAGGATAGGAGTGGTGAATCGGGCAGTAAGGATTATGTTATGGAATGGATAGGGAGTCAGATCTGCCCATCGACAAATCCTGATTGGgttgaagaaaagaagagtCCTTCTGAGCGAAATAATTTGGATGATTCAACTCCATTAGATAGGTTAGAAGATCTAAATGAACCCCAATCACAAGAAGTCGGATGTGAAAATCTCGATAAAGGGTTTCAGAAGAAAGGGTCAAGGGGCAAGACAAATCGTAGGAAGGAACAAAGAAAGATGCAAGAGTGGTGGAGAGAAGAGCATCTTGCTGAGATTATCAAGAAGGGTAGTAAGCTTAGAAAGTTTGAAACCAAGTGGAGGAAAACTGGCTTCAAAATGCCACATTTTGGTCTTGGAAGAGGGTTTCGCTTTCGAAGAGGAAAGAACTTTGGGGAACAGTGTCAGAATCAGTGTGATATATTAAGTGGGGAGTTCAGTTTTAGAAAGGGATGCAAGAAAAAGAGCACCCAGTCTATTGGTAGTGACAATATGTGGAGTGGAGATCTTTTCAGTCGTGAGCTCAGCAGTACCACAAGTATGAGAGGAACTTTGTGCTATGTGGCACCAGAATATGGTGGATGTGAGTACTTAATAGAGAAGGGTGATATCTACAGTCTAG TTCTGATTCTTGTAATTGTATCTGGTCGAAGGCCATTGCATGTTCTTGCCTCCCCTATGAAGATTGAGAAAGCAAACTTAATAAGCTGGTGTCGGCAATTAGCTCAAGCTGGAAACGTCTTAGAACTTGTGGATGAGAGGCTAAAACATGATTATTATAACAAGGACCAGGCAACCCTGTGTATTAACCTGGCACTCGCTTGCTTACAGAAATACCCAGAGCTGCGGCCGGATATCGGGGAAATTGTCAACATATTGAAAGGGGAGATGGATCTCCCACCGCTTCCACCTGAGTTCTCACCCTCTCCGGCTTCCAAGTTATACAGCAGGtcaaggagaaaaaagaaaggcaatGCAGAGTAG